A window of Sebastes umbrosus isolate fSebUmb1 chromosome 6, fSebUmb1.pri, whole genome shotgun sequence genomic DNA:
ATTATCAGGAGTTGAGAAGCACAGAGCTGCTTAATCGTTGTTTAGaaatttaaattattcattatAATCGATCTGTTAAAAGAAGTGTATGCACTTTGGGGCTGTGTGTATCCAGTCAAAGACTTAATTATAGATGCTGAAGTCCTCTCCAAGGCTTTTTGGGGTCTTATGTAAGGTGAACAAAACTGATTTGtttataaaaacagatattagagagagTGGATAAAATGATGTTTTTGCAGATATAGGCACTTCCTCGGCTACAGTTATTTATTAATGGCTGTGAGAGTTCTGCATCGTGTTGCAACTTAAAGATGAAAAACACAGATTGCTCGTCTGGTGCAGAGCGCTATAAAAGAACACGGGTGTTATAAATCATCTGTCCGTTGAGCCAATACACCAGACGGGCCAATAAAACAGTGTCTGACCCAACTCATCCCCTTCACACTGAGCTGCAGCTTGTGCTCTGGCAGAAGATACAAAGCCTCTTGGTGCATGCAAAATCTCTATAAATATTAATTTCTGCCTGTGTGTTACAACTTTAGATAAACAGCCTCGTTGTAATGGGGTTGTATAATGCGTAGATAGTGTGAGCTAGACTGCGTGGGCTTTGGATTTTGTGGATTTTACGTACATGTGAGGGAAATGACGGAGGCCAAGACAAATTTCATTTTGACAAATTAAATAGATCTTATACTTATGAGATTATACAATATTTAGTAAAAGAAAGCTCAGTAGagcagaaataaaatacaactttttaaTTGCTAACAATGTCATGATAATTAAAGCCTACAACAGATTAGCTTTGAAAACCGACTGAATGTCAGCAGCAGTGAGGCTGCGTTCAGGAGCAGCACCGTCTCCTCTGTTTCCTGGTTGTTGCCTGCTGACTCACGGTGCAGCAGTTTGGCGTGCTGATAGCAGACTAATGGAGCGACACTCTGCAGACGCTGAGCTGATGCCCTCAGATACCATCTGCAGAGAAACCTGAACTTACTTTCTGTCTGGTGAAGAGATGCATTCAGATCAATGTGGCTTGTTATCTGCACTCTGCGAAATGACGATGCCATCATTCTGCTGCAGGAGTGACTCGTTCTGATTGACAGAAAGATTTCAAATGCACAGAAAAATACCTTCAAATTAATccgttaaaggaacagtgtgtagcattttgggggatctattagcagaaatgtaatgtaatattcataactatgttttcattagtgtttaatcacctgaaccgccagccgccgtctgacttcctttgttcctaaagtagtgttattatggtaaagatggcgaatggtgttaccacagttttgcactcggcggctcacgttaccgcagtcttgtaaagggaggagtgagcggaggggtactcagttggttgcaatctgcaaccacaccattagatgccgccaaatcctacacactgcacctttaaggtgACATAAGAACTGCTGGTACTAGATAAGAAAGAGGCATGTAAATAATagtttgtatgttttataaatgtaaatgttttgtaatgtaatatttaaaTGGTGAATCCATTATTTTTCAGTTAAAATCTCAATGACTACACATAGTTAGTTATAGTCTCTCTTTTCTATTATGAAACTAaacttttgggggaaaaaacagataaaaggaAACGTTTTCTTACTTGTATCACTTCTGAATTCTGTATCCCTCTGAAAAAGGGGTTTTAAACACCAATTTTAACATCAAAAGTTCAAAGATATGCAGTGAAACCTCTTTGCCGTTTGTTCCACTCAGCTGTCGTGTTGCTTCTGTCTTTGTGCAGACATGAACGAGCACAGCTCTCGCAGCCACAGCATCTTCCTGATCAACATCAAGCAGGAACATGTGGAGACTGAGCAGAAACTGTGTGGAAAACTCTACCTGGTGGATCTGGCTGGCAGTGAGAAGGTAGGAAACACAACAACTCCCAAGCTTCAAATGAAtgacttctgtgtttttctctctcatgtTTGACTCTTTCTTTATTCCAGGTCAGTAAGACTGGAGCTGCAGGAGCCGTCCTGGATGAGGCTAAAAACATCAACaagtctctctctgctctgggAAATGTCATCTCTGCGCTGGCTGAGGGCACGGTGAGCTATTTTCACCCGACTTACCTCCATTTGTAGACAGTAGAGGAACAAATGAGACTTGAGATTTATGGTAAAGTAGATCAGCAGAAATACAGATCTGGATTAAAGTAAAATAGATCAgctaaaatatgtatgtttaaGTCTTGATTTGGTATTTTGGAGAATACTGTATGTCAGTCAATATGTGAGATATTTAAGGAGCTGATGTAAAGTAATCTCTCCACATTTAAGTTAAGTGAAACATATGTACCTTTTCCACAACTGAAGCTTATTTTTATTGTAGAATTTGGGGATTTTgaatacattaaaacatgtttaatttcCATTTGTACAACTGAAAGTGTCCTGTTTATCTGCaggctcctctcctctctcatttcTAACACTAATGGACAGTAGCTGTCGGTGCCTCCTGTCGACTTTGTTCATGAAATccatctcctcctttcctttctgcCAACTCACCAGATTTGGCTGTGAAATGCCAAAACTGTCCCCGCCAATTAACTAATAGATTGGTTGGATGCGGCACAATAAATCAGACACTTTTGACAGCAGTTTGGGGGTTTGTTAGAATCCAAAATAGAGAAATCAAGAGGAATGGAAAAGTGATCTTCTGTTGAATCACTGCAGAAGTACAAATCCTTatcctcctttcttttcttcatctttgtttctgtgtcttctttctctctgtttcttctctCATAATCTTCCCTCccgtctctccttctctctcctgcagAAATCTCACGTGCCGTACCGCGACAGCAAAATGACCCGCATCCTGCAGGACTCCCTCGGTGGGAACTGTCGCACCACCATGTTCATCTGCTGCTCTCCTTCCAGCTACAACGACGCCGAGACCAAGTCCACTCTGATGTTTGGACAACGGTAAATGCATTTGTGGTTACAGGCGATGCAGCTTTGGAAAGAAATAGTAGTATACAGTAGAAGCTAACTGACACTGCACACTTGACTATATTGCACGTATATTTATTTTGAGTTATTCTTTCACTACGGAGGTATGAATCTGTTTTTGAGTCAGAAGGCTCAAGAAAGGTCTCAACAATAACAAATTATCCAGTTGAACTGTTAATTAAAGGACTAGTGTATAACAATTAGtggaatctattggcagaaatggaatataattttaataagcatgttttctttagtgtacaatcacctgataataagaaacgttgtgttttcgttaccttagaatgagccatttatacatacatacataaggggctggtcctcttcacggagtccatcatgtttctacagtagctcagaacggacaaaccaaacactgttaacttttcctgcttgagccgaagtcgataatgttactcgctccctttgtcgccgccgctctctctctcttgcttcaccactcacacacagtctacgtactggctctgctccaaattaCCTACACTTCTCACAACTGGCCCTAGACATTCAAGTTTTCAAGTCGGCCACTGtggctctccaacacgcttggcacacgggagaggcttcagctggttgcaacctgcaacctcgccgccagatcctacacactggacctttaaacacaaacactggccATCATTCCTTTCCTTAATCACTTAGAAAACTGATGTGTCTTTGTCTTCCTGTGTCACAGAGCCAAGACCATCAGGAACACCGCCTCCATCAACCTGGAGCTGACGGCGGAGCAGTGGAAGAGGAAGTacgagaaggagaaggagaagaacaaGACTCTGAAGGAAACCGTCCAGAAGCTGGAGACCGAGCTCAACCGCTGGAGGAACGGTGAGACGTGTTTTTCTGACTGACTGAACTCCAACAGAAATCTCGTTTTAACAGCCTTATTCtgatgtatttgtgtttctgtcctCTTTGTCCCTTCATCCCTTCCCTCAGGAGAGGACGTGCCTGAGACGGAGCAGACCACGCCAGACGTGGTGACCCGTTTCGAAACCATTGAGGACCGTCCTATTCTGGACAACGACACCTCCTCCATCGTGGTCCGCATTTCTGAGGAGGAGCGGCAGAAGTACGAGGAGGAGATCCGCAAGCTGTACAAGCAGCTGGATGACAAGGtccaaacacaaaaacatggacatgCTCATTACAACAGACAGTTTTGGCCTGTGCATTAGTAAACTAAACCTACTTTAGCTCTACTTTAATTCCATGCAAGTGATTGAGTCTGGCTGGTAGTGAAGTTGGTATTTATGATAAACTCTTGTTTATACAGGATGATGAGATCAACCTGCAGTGCCAGTTGGTGGAGAAACTGAAAGGGCAGATGATGGACCAGGACGAGGTCAGtatacacaaacaaatacacactatatgcacacacagaccATGTTTGAGAGGGTACTTACtaattctcttttctttccgtccctccctccctccagctCCTGGCCTCATCCAAGGGCGATGGGGACAAGGTCCAGGCTGAACTGGGCCGGCTGCAGGTGGAGAGCGACTGCGCCAAGGCGGAGGTGAAGGAGGTGCTgcaggctctggaggagctggcTATCAACTACGACCAGAAGAgcatggaggtggaggagaaaggCCTGCagaaccagctgctggctgacCAACTGTCCCAGAAAATGGTAAGTTTTAAGAGGAATGAGAGATTGACAGAAGGAGAGCTCAAATCACAAACAAGAGGTGGAACAGAAGGACGCTCGCTTGCTTGCAGTGAGTGGAAAATACTGCAGGAATTATATGACGATCAAATACTGGAGTGTGTTCGAGCCTTTTCACATTCGGGCTTAGTGTCTTAAGTCCCATTATATTTATTGTGGTACCTAAACACTGggaggatggaaaaaaaactagATTTTTGCGATGCAACACTGTTTTCTCATGGTGGGTTGtcagtttctcctccatgtggCCACAACGTCTTAGAATTGTGCAATCAAATCTAAAGGACTTCTAGGTGGCGCTAGCATCCTGAACATTTTAAATGGCCATAATAACCCAGAGGCCATAAGTCTGACTCAGATGAAATCTTGCAcaatcaacacgttctcatcccaacatgtcacatactgccgcttcCTTGCGACCCTtgacgtcactttaggattaggtaacaaagccacttagttaggtttaggaaaaaaacaacatggttgggtttaaaactactaagtttgcacagtaaatatgaaatgaaacattgtgaacataggacacaaacgaacatctgattgtaacgtgaacgTGAACCTTaaaacatgggacacgaacagcggtctcctggatgaaagccttgagTTTGTTGGGCCCATATTCTTCCCCTCCCACTCACTCAtagtgtctttttgctctttaaactatacGTCCCCACACTCCTGGTgaactttccctgagcgtttactgttgccacaaatgggtttacattgtagttaatggaaaaaccggtgtgtctcatacacaaagggtgccttgtgcagcggtatcaAACGCTGATGGCTGTGgcaaagcgtctgtatttgaatgagaacaggctggcaCAATTCATCCTTGTAGAAAGCCCTAATGTTCCTGGAcaggttttgtcctccatcACCCAGTTATTGTAATGTTTATCACTGCAGCAATGCCTCTGACCTTTTTTGGAGTTACCTTACTCTAATATGTTTTAGATATTAGTGGATCTCCTGgtttttcaatcttttttttctggtggaGGTATGTGGCCTCTGGGTGCTTTTTGTTGGAAAATATAGTGCTTCACTGATCCTTCCTGACCTTATCtccccctctctttttctctgttacAGGCCAGTCTGATGGAGCTGGAGGCTGAGCTGTCTCGTATGCAGGAAGTGAGCGGGCAGCAGAGGAAACGCATCGCTGACGTCCTCAATGGTCTGATGAGGGACCTCAGTGAGTTCAGCACCATCGTGGGCAACGGCGAGATCAAGCTGGTGAGTCGGATCTAAAAGAGGTTTCAATTAGAGGTCAAATCATGCATATACAGTCCTGTTTGTCCTGACTGGTggaagagaaaataatcatatttttttctctcagccGGTGGAGATCAGCGGTGCGATCGAGGAGGAGTTCACGGTGGCTCGCCTCTACATCAGCAAGATCAAGTCGGAGGTGAAGAGCATGGTGAAGCGCTGCCGCCAGCTGGAGAACATGCAACTGGAGTGCCACCGCAAGATGGAGGAGACCGGCAGggagctctcctcctgccagcTCCTCATCTCTCAGGTGAGGGACGGAGAGATGGAATTGATGAAAGGCTTGTTGTAGTTTGTCATGGCTGGGTTTTTATGACATTtcctgtgtgtgcgtttgtgtccgTGCAGCATGAAGCTAAGATCCGCTCTCTGACGGAGTACATGCAGAGCGTGGAGCAGAAGAagaggctgctggaggagagCCACGACTCCCTGAGCGAAGAGCTGGCCAAACTGCAAGACCAGGgtaacacatgcacaaaaatactGTTGCAAAAATATTACTACAGCTACAGAACTGATGTGCGTGCAAAAGGAATTACGGAGGATTTGTTATTAGGTTGTAACTCTGTGgtgaatgctctctctctgtttctcttctacCAGATAATTCCCTGCTGGAGGAGAAGGATGGAGAGAAGGGAGAGCTGGAGGATGGAAATGTGAAGGTAAGAAGCATTGTAAgactatgttttttttgtgcccAGCCTGAAATCTGAGTATATtgatcaaaatgtattgaaattcTGGCATGGGCATCCTGGCACCCAAGAATAGAATGCAAGAAACATACTTAATTTCAGATCTGACTTTCTGTTCAATCTACAAGATGAAATGCCTCATATTGTTTGTGTTGCACCAAGGGCTCCTCAAACGCTCTTGTTCCAAAGAATAATCCCAAACAGATTATGTGgctttatattcttttattgtcTAGTTTTCCCAGCATGAGACGTTGTGCTCCTTTCATTTCCAGAAGGTTCCTCGTCAGCAGAGCGAGTCTCACCGCGGCCTCCATCACAAGCAGCTGGCCCGCCTGCGGGATGAGATCAATGAGAAGCAGAGGATCATTGACGAGCTCACTGAGTCCGTGACCATCTTAATTACTTCTTtctatacacacaaatatactataGATGTGATACAGTTTTCTGTACAATCATCTCttcccttttctctttttcttccttttcctgttTCCCTCCTCCAGTCGTAACTCcaagctggagctggagctggctCAGGTTCGTGCCGACTTTGAGCGCCTGAAGAGTCAGGACAACACCAAGAGCGAGCGCCTGGAGGAGCTCTCGTAAGTGTTGTGGGGGTCCATTTTCTCCCACTTGACTCCTCAGTGTGGTTGAAACAAAGTGTGGGAATAGAGTACTTTATGTGTGGGAGGAGTCAGGTTGAGGATTTCTGGGTTCCTGGGTTCGTTTTCACGATTATTTCAATCAGGGATGCATAACGATATCGGCGCATCATCGATAACGGCCGGTAaggctttaaaatgaaatatcgGCATCAGTCAGAAATTAACAATTCCTTCAATATCACAGGCTGATATGAAGGGATGGGTACCAAAACCCGATATTTAATGGGCCCCGGGACTAATTTATAAAGACTTGATAAGCTCCACTTTACCGGCTCTTTTATCtgcattttttaacattttggtatAATTTATTATCTgtatgtagtctaactgtttagcttagtttgtCACGTATCTTaaattttatttacatttacatttcagatTTGTTTCCGGTAAGATATTATTGAGATAATATAGTGAATTTTCTgatgtaaacattactgttgctgctctagatattttacataaaaataaatatggcaTGTTTTACATGTAGGCTAACATAAGTTGAAgtagttttcttatttttcccaGTAAATGTGTTTGAATTTTGAAAAGTATGTCTGCATCTGCCAGTGGGCCACCACGATAACAGTTGGCATATGTTAATTGTACTACAGGAGAAAATTTATGTTTTCTACAATTAGGTGGAAAAATATACGATATCTGCAAAAATCCAAtattgtgcatccctaatttcaatttcataaaaatatttgaGGATATAATTGATTCAGTCCACTCTCCCTTCTCTTAAATTCCAGCAGAGGGCACTCAAAACAACACATAGATATTACATCGTCCTGAAGTCCACAGAAATATTGTCTTATTTGTAATGATGGTTTTTACTGTTTCCGCCAGATTCCTGCATGAGCGCCACGAGCAGACCAAACAGGACTTGAAGGGTCTGGAGGAGACCGTCGTGAGTAATATATTCACCACTATGTGTGTCTACCTCTGAAACATTGTCCCctgctgtgtctctctctgtctctctcttgtctTACCTCAGTCTGCTCTCCTTTCTCTTgtatgacctttgacctcctctccatctgtctgtcctccagGCCCGCGAACTCCAGACCCTCCACAACCTGCGCAAGCTGTTCGTTCAAGACCTCACGTCGCGGGTTAAAAAAGTAAGCAGCTCAAATGCGATGAGAGAAGGcagtttttaatcatattaagGGCGTATTAAAGAATCTGTGACCTGAATACCGACTGATAAACCTCAGTAGGAATAGCAACAATATCCTCCTTTCCTTTAATCCCCCTTGACTTTTTGATATTGTGACAAGAAATTCACTTTTAGTGTAGAATAGTGGATTAAAGATCCGACAGAAAGGTCTTGCAAGGAGTAAATATGTCATCCACAATGACTCTAAAGTGACTTTGAAAGGTCTTCTCACTAGTATTTATAAATGCTTCTGTCAGTCCCCATCAGGTGTTACAGTCCTCTTCTATAAAACCTCTTCCTCTGCCTCgctttctatttattttctcttcttcgTGCTTCGTCTTCCTCCCTGCAGAGTTCCGAATTGGAGCCTGATGATAGCGGGGGGTCTTGCACCCAGAAGCAGAAGATTTCCTTTCTTGAGAATAACCTGGACCAACTTACAAAGGTTCACAAACAggtgagaaacacacagacaggaggcGAGGAGCTGTAACTTTTAGAGATGTAAACACAGTCTGCaggttgtatttttgtattagaGCAGGAGATAGAGTAACTATGATATTTCCTTTCCAAGAGATACAACGATTTTGGGGGATAATTTGCCTGCTAGGAGCCCGACCTCAGTGGGTGCATaacagaaaaatacttttttttttatttatttttgaacacACTtcaaaggaacaatgtgtagcatttagggggatttattggcagaaattgaatataattttaataagtatgttttatttagtgtataatcacctgataataagaatcattgtgttttcgttgccttagaatgagccgtttgtaTCCTaatagggagcgagtcctcttcacggagtccaccatgtacagtaacccagaaaggacaaaccaatcactggctctagatggggCCATTCGCGCTTGGCActcgggagaagtttcagttggttgcaatgtgcaacctcactgctagatgcaaccaaatcctacacactgcacctttaatgttaaaaacccacaaaatgtgtgtgatgtaaGCAAATAGTGCTCTCTAAACTCTGCCCTAATAGTTTTACTTAGTGACCGTTGGGATGGACGTGACTAACTAAATGATATTGTATCATATTACAGTCATTGCATTACTTCTTGGAGTGTTTTTAAACGGACTGTACTTGGCtacatattttcaaaccctACTCTTcctctgattattttttttatcatattccAGTTTTCCCACCCTGTGTTActtctctccctcgctctctctcccgtCCAGCTGGTACGTGACAATGCAGATCTGCGTTGTGAGCTTCCAAAGTTGGAGAAACGTCTTCGGTCTACTGCTGAGAGAGTTAAGGCCCTGGAGACTGCACTGAGGGATGCCAAGGAGGGCGCCATGATGGACCGCCGCCGCTACCAGCAGGAGGTCGACCGCATCAAGGACGCCATGAGGGCAAAGAACGCCCTGAGGCGTCCCCATGCAGCAACGATCGGTACTGAAGCTTGATCATTTGATTCATGCTTTTGTTTGTGTCATGGTCTGGGTAGTTTCATTATAGCTGTACTCTATCTTACATCACTTTATCATCCTGACAGCCAAGCCAGTGAGACCGAAGCAGCAGGCGCCCGTCTGCTCCCCCACCAACCCGTTCTACACTTACATCCGTGCCACTGAACAAGCCAACACCTTCAGCAACGCCCTCTTCCAGAGCAACGTGACACAGCCGAGCGCCGCCAGCGTCAACTGCAACCCCAACTCTGTCCAGAGCAACACGTGAGTTTAAATCCTTCCTTCCACCGTTTCCAGCCACAGATTGCACGGTTTAAAGTCAGGTCTGTGACAGATAACCGAGGTCAAGATGAGTCTACACTGGTCTTCAAACAATAGAGCATCTTGTGGTGTTTGTAGACAGGTACTGAGAGGTCATTCATCCAAGCATGGTCATTGATTACAACCTACAGCTGCAGGCTTCTCTCTTTGATATCAAGTATTGCTTTAACAATGTGCTCCTTTTTACTCTCTTATGACTGGATCAAACAAGTCTCCCCCTCGTTTGTAACACCTCATACCGCGCT
This region includes:
- the kif5aa gene encoding kinesin family member 5Aa isoform X1, translating into MADIPADCNIKVLCRFRPLNQSEIVRGDQFIPTFQGDDSVLVGGKNYVFDRVFPTNTTQEQVYNTCAKQIVKDVLGGYNGTIFAYGQTASGKTHTMEGKLHDPHLMGIIPRIAEDIFNHIFAMDENLEFHIKVSYFEIYMDKIRDLLDVTKTNLSVHEDKNRVPFVKGCTERFVSSPDEVMDVIDEGKAARHVAVTNMNEHSSRSHSIFLINIKQEHVETEQKLCGKLYLVDLAGSEKVSKTGAAGAVLDEAKNINKSLSALGNVISALAEGTKSHVPYRDSKMTRILQDSLGGNCRTTMFICCSPSSYNDAETKSTLMFGQRAKTIRNTASINLELTAEQWKRKYEKEKEKNKTLKETVQKLETELNRWRNGEDVPETEQTTPDVVTRFETIEDRPILDNDTSSIVVRISEEERQKYEEEIRKLYKQLDDKDDEINLQCQLVEKLKGQMMDQDELLASSKGDGDKVQAELGRLQVESDCAKAEVKEVLQALEELAINYDQKSMEVEEKGLQNQLLADQLSQKMASLMELEAELSRMQEVSGQQRKRIADVLNGLMRDLSEFSTIVGNGEIKLPVEISGAIEEEFTVARLYISKIKSEVKSMVKRCRQLENMQLECHRKMEETGRELSSCQLLISQHEAKIRSLTEYMQSVEQKKRLLEESHDSLSEELAKLQDQDNSLLEEKDGEKGELEDGNVKKVPRQQSESHRGLHHKQLARLRDEINEKQRIIDELTDRNSKLELELAQVRADFERLKSQDNTKSERLEELSFLHERHEQTKQDLKGLEETVARELQTLHNLRKLFVQDLTSRVKKSSELEPDDSGGSCTQKQKISFLENNLDQLTKVHKQLVRDNADLRCELPKLEKRLRSTAERVKALETALRDAKEGAMMDRRRYQQEVDRIKDAMRAKNALRRPHAATIAKPVRPKQQAPVCSPTNPFYTYIRATEQANTFSNALFQSNVTQPSAASVNCNPNSVQSNTVSTALGYRAGRYNGDTLESFPLNIDNGNNQIERQSETRDINDNRSEVHCSSEVDDSNRHYVIQQETAAS
- the kif5aa gene encoding kinesin family member 5Aa isoform X2, with the protein product MADIPADCNIKVLCRFRPLNQSEIVRGDQFIPTFQGDDSVLVGGKNYVFDRVFPTNTTQEQVYNTCAKQIVKDVLGGYNGTIFAYGQTASGKTHTMEGKLHDPHLMGIIPRIAEDIFNHIFAMDENLEFHIKVSYFEIYMDKIRDLLDVTKTNLSVHEDKNRVPFVKGCTERFVSSPDEVMDVIDEGKAARHVAVTNMNEHSSRSHSIFLINIKQEHVETEQKLCGKLYLVDLAGSEKVSKTGAAGAVLDEAKNINKSLSALGNVISALAEGTKSHVPYRDSKMTRILQDSLGGNCRTTMFICCSPSSYNDAETKSTLMFGQRAKTIRNTASINLELTAEQWKRKYEKEKEKNKTLKETVQKLETELNRWRNGEDVPETEQTTPDVVTRFETIEDRPILDNDTSSIVVRISEEERQKYEEEIRKLYKQLDDKDDEINLQCQLVEKLKGQMMDQDELLASSKGDGDKVQAELGRLQVESDCAKAEVKEVLQALEELAINYDQKSMEVEEKGLQNQLLADQLSQKMASLMELEAELSRMQEVSGQQRKRIADVLNGLMRDLSEFSTIVGNGEIKLPVEISGAIEEEFTVARLYISKIKSEVKSMVKRCRQLENMQLECHRKMEETGRELSSCQLLISQHEAKIRSLTEYMQSVEQKKRLLEESHDSLSEELAKLQDQDNSLLEEKDGEKGELEDGNVKKVPRQQSESHRGLHHKQLARLRDEINEKQRIIDELTDRNSKLELELAQVRADFERLKSQDNTKSERLEELSFLHERHEQTKQDLKGLEETVARELQTLHNLRKLFVQDLTSRVKKSSELEPDDSGGSCTQKQKISFLENNLDQLTKVHKQLVRDNADLRCELPKLEKRLRSTAERVKALETALRDAKEGAMMDRRRYQQEVDRIKDAMRAKNALRRPHAATIAKPVRPKQQAPVCSPTNPFYTYIRATEQANTFSNALFQSNVTQPSAASVNCNPNSVQSNTVSTALGYRAGRYNGDTLESFPLNIDNGNNQIERQSETRDINDNSEVHCSSEVDDSNRHYVIQQETAAS